From the genome of Colletotrichum higginsianum IMI 349063 chromosome 4, whole genome shotgun sequence, one region includes:
- a CDS encoding EC43 protein, whose protein sequence is MLLRLLYFYLSLALVTFPFALANEHAKCYCVLNNASHKDLTDKACEIYRTTMKIFEKDSPESVNTTMLWHVCATIAPKDGGRMRYVSGFGGKEFKNACIQAKTTGVLSNDASGGEVGSKCSN, encoded by the exons ATGTTGCTGAGACTGCTGTACTTCTACCTCTCATTGGCACTCGTCACCTTTCCATT TGCTCTCGCAAACGAACACGCAAAGTGCTACTGCGTGTTGAACAATGCCTCCCACAAAGACCTGACTGACAAGGCATGCGAAATCTACCGGACGACAATGAAAATCTTTGAGAAGGACAGTCCGGAAAGCGTCAATACCACAATGCTGTGGCAT GTTTGTGCGACAATTGCACCGAAGGATGGGGGCCGGATGCGATACGTCTCTGGGTTTGGCGGCAAGGAATTCAAGAACGCGTGCATACAAGCCAAGACCACCGGAGTCCTCTCAAACGACGCCAGCGGGGGGGAAGTGGGATCGAAATGCAGCAACTAG